A genome region from Microplitis mediator isolate UGA2020A chromosome 4, iyMicMedi2.1, whole genome shotgun sequence includes the following:
- the LOC130667093 gene encoding uncharacterized protein LOC130667093 → MRIMIRGLWLAIVFTLASYAYSQMTWTPIFVSGESQVDFWTQSETGCACSFNSSSKNCACCVLSGGCSCGIAMPKRCAQCGLEKYCTNMCNITLDSKQLLRKSNRAFGQIKSPSVIGPTECTYRFIPDIGQRVELQIYRLISIGRHNGTACEGGWLELEGGARICGSNARFDRPVVLFSDKTEATLRMQIHENTTRSQFLAYFSFASKASTSVGWPMRGGKAINNTDCDWIFEDCLNTDCILASPAYPGLYPPNIRCRYLVKSNINVSITVVFNSLLLSFNQCTDDYVAIYAGPNISSTLLKKLCNNEKMSIVHVGTEILVEFKSGSEMSPFNYNGFYAQVTVNELTTLPPTTTTSFYNTIKTVEDAANNSVISDVTKYNNRNLKDLRSNPLAGSSETATGCDLEIDGNKSRFGHYNTRGKIQSANCHFVLRGRIHDTVHILLISYNLSAPACKTVIEIWDDIVMPEEKNSKNLKTPKRICSPAQAVKRPRQFNHSERYSEPEHYSSTGRELTIVFKRLDNKTDDQQFVDFSYYFHDEGEGGTLRPSSTCDVEYYGLSSSRQGQLTNPIFKFFTYQDYIKCKQHFIPATNQSVILTVDNGVTNESSNKSCNTLCGDNGCHCVSDNHLDEINHVKLVSEPSNIVICLCGNYENWLPLRIRSWSPLYIEWSRSSGTDLNVKAAYKFIEDTYCGDHSTTQLEGVVKAGNLTNNAISNQYYQQKCTWILDSTIDRQLTVEVESSQDRPCTSWNLTIHEYSRSENPLGQRLYTFCSRDKRKNFTLPWKMNTAIIRLQALSRTAPQYVIKWRSLTTLSTTRKNQPSPAPDYVLKSSDGTSNVYNHKNFKLIISIASTHFIFIFFVF, encoded by the exons ATGAGAATCATGATTCGGGGGCTTTGGCTGGCAATCGTCTTTACTTTAGCGTCTTACGCTTATTCTCAAATGACTTGGACCCCGATCTTTGTCAGCGGTGAGA GTCAAGTGGATTTTTGGACCCAAAGTGAAACAGGGTGTGCATGTAGCTTTAATTCGTCAAGTAAAAATTGCGCGTGTTGTGTATTATCGGGTGGTTGTAGCTGTGGTATCGCCATGCCTAAACGATGTGCTCAATGTGgcttggaaaaatattgtacaAACA TGTGTAATATAACGTTAGATAGCAAACAACTTCTGAGAAAGTCCAATCGGGCTTTTGGTCAGATAAAATCACCATCAGTAATAGGACCAACTGAGTGCACTTACAGGTTTATCCCGGATATTGGTCAACGAGTCGAATTACAAATCTATCGTTTAATCTCTATTGGACGTCACAATGGAACAGC GTGTGAGGGTGGCTGGCTCGAACTGGAAGGCGGCGCCCGTATTTGCGGTTCTAATGCTCGATTCGATCGACCCGTCGTTCTTTTTTCCGACAAAACCGAAGCAACACTCCGAATGCA aATACACGAGAACACTACGAGATCGCAATTTTTAGCATATTTTAGTTTCGCGTCGAAAGCAAGCACGTCCGTTGGCTGGCCGATGAGAGGTGGAAAAGCTATTAATAATACGG ATTGTGATTGGATCTTCGAGGATTGTTTGAACACAGATTGCATTCTGGCGAGTCCCGCCTACCCGGGGCTTTATCCCCCAAATATACGATGCCGCTATCTCGTCAAGTCAAATATCAACGTATCAATTACAGTTGTATTTAACTCCTTGCTATTATCTTTTAa TCAGTGCACCGACGATTACGTCGCCATATACGCGGGACCCAACATCTCAAGTACACTGCTCAAGAAGCTATGCAATAATGAGAAGATGTCTATTGTTCACGTCGGAACTGAGATACTCGTTGAGTTTAA gTCAGGCTCGGAAATGTCACCGTTCAACTACAACGGATTTTATGCTCAAGTTACTGTTAATGAGTTAACAACATTACCGCCAACAACCACCACATCATTTTACAATACAA TTAAAACTGTCGAGGATGCTGCCAACAACAGTGTCATCAGTGACGTAACAAAGTACAATAATCGTAATCTCAAGGATTTACGGAGTAACCCTTTGGCCGGGAGCAGCGAAACCGCAACCGGCTGCGATCTTGAAATAGACGGCAACAAGTCGAGGTTCGGTCACTACAACACAAGAGGAAAGATTCAATCTGCCAACTGTCACTTTGTTCTTCGAGGCCGGATCCACGATACGGTTCATATACTTTTGATCAGTTACAACCTGAG CGCGCCAGCGTGCAAGACAGTGATTGAGATCTGGGATGATATTGTGATGCCggaggaaaaaaattcaaagaatcTCAAGACTCCCAAGAGAATTTGTAGTCCGGCCCAGGCGGTTAAACGGCCACGACAATTCAATCACTCCGAAAG gTATAGTGAACCCGAACATTATTCATCAACCGGTCGTGAGCTGACGATTGTTTTTAAACGACTAGACAACAAAACAGACGATCAACAATTCGTGGATTTCTCGTATTATTTTCATGACG AGGGGGAAGGTGGTACTTTACGACCCTCCAGCACTTGCGATGTTGAGTATTACGGTTTGAGTTCATCAAGACAAGGACAGTTGACCAATCccattttcaagttttttactTACCAGGATTACATAAAATGCAAACAACACTTTATACCCGCGACAAATCAATCGGTCATACTCACG gtGGACAACGGTGTCACCAATGAATCATCAAATAAATCCTGTAATACACTTTGTGGTGATAACGGCTGCCATTGTGTCAGTGATAACCATCTAGACGAAATAAATCATGTTAAACTAGTCTCCGAGCCGAGCAACATTGTCATCTGCTTGTGCGGCAATTACgag AATTGGCTGCCACTCAGAATACGAAGTTGGAGTCCCCTTTACATCGAGTGGTCGCGATCCTCCGGAACAGATCTCAATGTAAAAGCCGCATACAAGTTTATCGAAGATACTTACTGCGGTGATCACTCGACAACTCAACTCGAGGGTGTAGTCAAAGCTGGCAATTTGACAAATAACGCAATATCTAATCAATATTACCAGCAAAAATGTACATGGATTCTGGACTCGACGATTGATCGGCAATTAACTGTCGAGGTTGAGTCATCCCAGGACC GACCATGTACGTCGTGGAATTTGACAATTCACGAGTACAGCAGAAGCGAAAATCCACTTGGTCAAAGACTTTATACATTTTGCTCAAGAGATAAAcggaaaaattttacactACCGTGGAAAATGAATACGGCAATCATACG aCTGCAAGCGTTAAGTAGAACAGCGCCCCAGTATGTCATTAAATGGCGCAGTCTCACAACTTTGAGTACCACCCGAAAAAACCAGCCTTCACCTGCACCTGACTACGTATTGAAGTCATCGGACGGCACTTCGAATGTTTATAACCacaagaattttaaattaattatatcaataGCAAgtacacattttatttttatattttttgtattttaa
- the LOC130667094 gene encoding putative uncharacterized protein DDB_G0282133, with the protein MNDKRVRLEKFSLKNADSSSSSCSTSSFSDDETDDKILKPIKDYLYNRKELSRQLFMSVKTEKIKMMLPQTLKKIDMDELEELCANELCGMSKSRIISILNGKQMIDSSNTSESDDSGPSLEIISDTEAWLTDSELPADKDSAPASKSIKTKSKKIKKEPTGSDKQSKTNPSKNKSGRKQAVGTVKVKNEKEPSKSQPQQGESLLDLLELEMRARAIRALIRKEEDIIPNESSSKISTGVNSLLNQANISLVDTNLVNSTSNDKETDKIATRSRVDEAVSLTLNSNEDEDVVLVVKPTPTINLLSSDSEPEDSNNISQSNGKKIEINNENNLIKSNNDDGNGNSKSTSADTLNINKSNKDNDVNNKDPVGTNRESVDKAQEPAITQVPSNESSDKEKSKINESSKIFNESNNTSVNSIALHDYDEIIDLDNYSDDMEEIESDKIDSSLGSKSSKVQVKCTVESNSTESSSLDSSETWATRYYQTDNVQSVIKESKIQSEIRKRLRERQKLSKLNNNNNNAGNPSSKESVKKSSIVEKPIEPDNSKPTGSVEEYLALKRVSSPDVKSTASEQNKTDVKVDNITSEKIYPATTENIDQSAGDESTIEQPHVSPSLVREENS; encoded by the exons atgaacgaTAAGCGCGTGaggttagaaaaattttcactaaaaaatgcg gactCTTCCAGCAGTTCTTGCAGCACGTCTTCTTTTTCAGACGATGAGActgatgataaaattttaaaaccgaTAAAAGATTATTTATACAACCGAAAAGAACTGTCACGTCAATTATTTATGTCtgtaaaaactgaaaaaataaaaatgatgttGCCGCAAACATTGaag aaAATTGATATGGACGAATTGGAGGAGTTGTGTGCCAATGAATTATGCGGGATGTCAAAGTCAagaataatatcaatattaaacgGTAAGCAGATGATTGATTCTTCCAATACCAGTGAGTCAGACGACTCAGGACCTTCGTTAGAAATAATTTCTGATACCGAGGCCTGGCTAACTGACAGCGAACTGCCAGCTGACAAAGACAGTGCGCCGGCATCAAAAAGTATCaaaacaaaaagtaaaaaaataaaaaaagaaccGACGGGTAGCGATAAACAATCAAAGACAAAcccaagtaaaaataaatccgGACGTAAGCAGGCAGTGGGTACagttaaagttaaaaatgaaaaagaaccGAGCAAAAGTCAACCTCAGCAAGGGGAAAGTCTTCTCGATCTACTGGAACTAGAAATGCGGGCGCGTGCTATTAGAGCTTTAATTAGAAAAGAGGAAGATATTATTCCTAATGAATCGAGTTCTAAAATATCAACGGGCGTTAATAGTTTACTTAATCAAGcaaatatttctttagttGATACGAATTTAGTTAATAGCACCAGTAATGATAAAGAGACAGATAAAATTGCCACCAGGAGTAGAGTTGATGAAGCTGTTTCtttaacattaaattcaaatgaagATGAAGATGTGGTTTTAGTTGTAAAGCCAACGCCGACTATAAATTTACTGTCTAGCGACAGCGAACCCGAGGATTCAAATAATATCAGTCAGTctaatggtaaaaaaattgaaattaacaatgaaaataatttgataaagaGTAATAATGATGATGGCAATGGAAATAGTAAAAGCACATCGGCAgatactttaaatattaataaaagtaataaagatAATGACGTTAATAATAAAGATCCGGTTGGTACTAATCGAGAATCCGTAGACAAAGCTCAAGAGCCGGCGATAACTCAAGTGCCGAGTAATGAGTCAAGTGATaaagaaaagtcgaaaattaatgaatcatcgaaaatatttaatgaaagtaATAACACAAGTGTTAACTCAATAGCACTGCATGATTACGATGAAATAATAGACTTAGACAATTACTCAGACGACATGGAGGAGATTGAAAGTGATAAAATAGATTCATCGTTGGGAAGTAAATCAAGCAAAGTCCAAGTTAAATGTACTGTCGAAAGCAATTCGACCGAGAGTTCATCACTTGATTCCAGTGAAACCTGGGCAACTCGTTACTACCAGACAGATAATGTACAAAGCGTTATAAAAGAATCGAAAATTCAATCGGAAATAAGAAAACGTTTGCGCGAAAGACAAAAGCTTTCtaaacttaataataataataataacgccGGTAATCCCAGCAGCAAAGAGTCTGTTAAAAAATCTAGCATCGTTGAAAAACCTATTGAGCCGGATAATAGTAAACCGACAGGATCAGTTGAAGAATATTTAGCTCTCAAAAGAGTCTCCAGTCCAGACGTTAAATCTACGGCATctgaacaaaataaaactgaCGTTAAAGTCGATAATATTACCAGTGAAAAAATATACCCAGCTACCACTGAGAATATTGATCAAAGTGCTGGTGATGAATCGACAATTGAACAGCCCCATGTATCTCCATCACTGGTGCGAGAAGAAAATtcctga